A genome region from Skermanella rosea includes the following:
- a CDS encoding S41 family peptidase has translation MSLTRRALILATAASGLAPLMPAIAARSRMPLPAGLWQSRTTAELLAFDRRACRTYTRHSGAVVLVDEVPLEEMLREVLDARVDGVLDLEYWGTLTRFRYDRLDGWPDLPRLDEDDDWISDPRMTVDAFFEVLAGHFAFAAERAIDWTELRSECDAALGHRRPSADRLFDAMTSTLRHLRDGHGSLQAMERRSESRSSESLLYRTWRTAGGFSSGVDLSDAFDREWLRHVQRRVLSGRGRLAGSGTVAWGWLPSGLGYIFLMSCEGLAEDEGGFADVMAARQTFGRILRDLGAAKGMVIDLRVNSGGWDRVALALASHFTDRPVLAFTKQPVRLGVGLDTQAIEVTPADGVRYTGPVAVLTSDATASAAEVGALAFRSLPGTKSFGSPTYGALSDPFSYRLPNGWKGTVSNEIYRAADGRVHEGTGIPPDRLTAKPSASDYWETVDAQLREAEAWLLAL, from the coding sequence ATGTCGCTTACCCGGCGCGCTTTGATTCTGGCGACCGCCGCGAGCGGCTTGGCGCCGCTGATGCCGGCCATCGCGGCACGGTCGCGCATGCCGCTCCCGGCCGGACTCTGGCAGTCCCGCACGACCGCCGAGTTGCTGGCTTTCGACCGGAGGGCATGCCGGACCTATACCCGCCACAGCGGCGCGGTCGTCCTGGTGGATGAAGTTCCCCTGGAAGAGATGTTACGGGAGGTGCTGGACGCGCGGGTCGATGGAGTACTGGATCTGGAGTATTGGGGCACCCTGACCCGCTTTCGATATGACCGGCTCGACGGCTGGCCGGACCTGCCACGCCTGGACGAGGATGACGACTGGATTTCCGATCCCCGCATGACCGTCGACGCGTTCTTCGAGGTTCTCGCCGGACACTTCGCCTTTGCCGCCGAACGGGCGATCGATTGGACCGAGCTTCGATCCGAATGCGATGCGGCTCTCGGGCACCGGCGCCCCTCCGCGGACCGCCTGTTCGATGCGATGACATCGACCCTGCGGCATCTGCGGGACGGTCACGGTTCGTTGCAGGCGATGGAGAGGCGCTCGGAAAGCCGCTCTTCCGAATCCCTGCTTTACCGGACCTGGAGAACTGCCGGGGGCTTCTCGTCAGGCGTGGACCTGTCGGATGCATTCGACCGGGAATGGCTCCGTCATGTGCAGCGCCGGGTTCTGTCCGGCAGGGGACGCCTCGCGGGGAGCGGCACCGTCGCCTGGGGTTGGCTTCCCAGCGGCCTGGGGTACATCTTCCTGATGAGTTGCGAGGGCCTGGCGGAGGACGAGGGCGGTTTCGCCGACGTGATGGCGGCCCGGCAGACCTTCGGTCGAATCCTCAGGGATCTGGGGGCGGCCAAGGGCATGGTGATCGACCTGCGCGTCAATTCCGGAGGCTGGGACCGGGTTGCGCTCGCACTGGCCTCGCATTTCACGGATCGACCCGTACTGGCCTTCACCAAGCAGCCTGTAAGACTCGGTGTCGGCTTGGACACGCAGGCGATCGAGGTGACGCCGGCGGATGGGGTCCGCTACACCGGTCCCGTGGCGGTTCTGACCAGCGACGCCACCGCCAGCGCCGCCGAAGTCGGCGCACTCGCATTCCGCAGCCTGCCCGGCACGAAATCGTTCGGAAGCCCGACCTATGGCGCGCTGTCCGACCCGTTCAGCTATCGCCTTCCCAATGGCTGGAAGGGCACGGTGTCGAACGAGATCTACCGGGCGGCCGATGGTCGGGTTCATGAGGGGACAGGTATTCCCCCCGATCGACTTACCGCGAAACCATCGGCTTCGGACTACTGGGAAACGGTCGACGCCCAACTCCGGGAAGCGGAAGCATGGCTGCTGGCACTGTGA
- the ectB gene encoding diaminobutyrate--2-oxoglutarate transaminase, producing the protein MKLNPSREDDSVFHRRESGVRSYCRHFDAVFRSAQGSLIRDAAGREYIDFLAGCASLNYGHNDPDMKQALVEHILGDGIAHGLDLFTTAKQGFLETFEKLILEPRGLDYRLQFTGPTGTNGVEAALKLARKVTGRTNVVAFTNGFHGVSLGALAATGNRHHRIGPVLPLHGVTRVPFDGYLGPDFDTADLLDRMLSDPSSGLDAPAAILLETVQGEGGLNAAGPAWVRRVARLAERHGALLVVDDIQAGCGRTGTFFSFETLGVVPDLVVLSKSLSGFGLPMALLLIRPQHDAWRPGEHNGTFRGNTHAFVTARVALRKFWSDGAFAAATQAKAARVRERLSGMAELVPGSRVKGRGLMIGLDVGSGELADRICRQCFGDGLIIETSGAHDEVVKILAPLTTPDELLERGLDILENAVHAASRGGRAAAE; encoded by the coding sequence ATGAAGCTCAATCCATCAAGGGAGGACGATTCCGTCTTCCACCGCCGGGAATCCGGAGTTCGCAGCTATTGCCGCCATTTCGATGCCGTCTTCCGCAGCGCCCAGGGCAGCTTGATCCGGGACGCGGCGGGGCGCGAATACATCGACTTCCTGGCCGGATGCGCATCCCTCAACTACGGCCATAACGACCCCGACATGAAGCAGGCGCTGGTCGAGCACATCCTGGGCGACGGCATCGCCCATGGCCTGGACCTGTTCACCACGGCCAAGCAGGGTTTCCTGGAAACGTTTGAGAAACTCATCCTGGAGCCCAGGGGACTGGACTACCGCCTGCAGTTCACCGGGCCGACCGGCACCAACGGCGTGGAGGCGGCGCTCAAGCTGGCGCGCAAGGTGACGGGCCGCACGAACGTCGTGGCGTTCACCAACGGCTTCCATGGCGTGAGCCTGGGAGCCCTGGCCGCCACCGGCAACCGCCATCACCGCATCGGCCCCGTCCTGCCGCTCCACGGCGTCACGCGGGTGCCGTTCGACGGGTACCTGGGGCCGGATTTCGACACCGCCGACCTGCTCGACCGCATGCTGTCCGATCCCTCCAGCGGACTGGACGCGCCCGCCGCGATCCTGCTGGAAACGGTCCAGGGGGAAGGAGGGCTCAATGCGGCCGGCCCCGCCTGGGTGCGCCGGGTGGCCCGCTTGGCGGAGCGGCACGGCGCCCTCCTCGTCGTGGACGACATCCAGGCCGGATGCGGCCGGACGGGCACCTTCTTCAGCTTCGAGACCCTGGGCGTTGTTCCCGACCTGGTGGTCCTGTCGAAATCGCTGTCCGGCTTCGGCCTGCCGATGGCGCTCCTGCTGATCCGTCCGCAGCACGATGCCTGGCGGCCGGGGGAGCACAACGGCACGTTCCGCGGCAATACCCACGCCTTCGTCACGGCCCGGGTCGCCCTGCGGAAGTTCTGGTCCGACGGCGCCTTCGCCGCGGCCACCCAGGCGAAGGCCGCCCGGGTCAGGGAGCGGCTGTCCGGGATGGCGGAGCTGGTCCCCGGCAGCCGGGTCAAGGGCCGGGGGCTGATGATCGGCCTGGACGTCGGCTCGGGCGAGTTGGCGGACAGGATCTGCCGCCAGTGCTTCGGGGACGGGTTGATCATCGAGACGTCGGGAGCCCATGACGAGGTGGTCAAGATCCTGGCCCCGCTGACCACGCCGGACGAACTGCTGGAGCGCGGGCTGGACATCCTGGAGAACGCGGTCCACGCCGCTTCCCGGGGCGGCCGGGCCGCCGCCGAATAG
- a CDS encoding FkbM family methyltransferase: MVKSVLGNLSRKMGVKGRIDWYLTKLNYRRTVSLNGVELRIPAIRGVSCDISEPWMSDLLRKVLRQPGAFLDIGVNVGQTLVKVKSLDPDRDYVGFEPNPVCVAYLQELIRDNAFANCTIVPVGLYTEDGVLALDLFSDSATDSSGSLIENFRPDHKVFSTVLVPVFRYDAVDRFVKSDRVGIVKIDVEGAELEVVKSLYAMIRRDRPIILAELLPVYSERNAARKSRQDELERILSDLGYAILRVEKKADNTYSGLRHLAGIGIHSNLDQCDHVLVPRERLGELPTVLDMVTAGTADCP; the protein is encoded by the coding sequence ATGGTGAAGAGCGTTCTTGGCAATCTGTCCCGGAAGATGGGCGTCAAAGGGAGGATCGACTGGTACCTGACCAAGCTCAATTACAGGCGCACAGTCAGCTTGAACGGCGTGGAGCTGAGGATCCCGGCGATCCGAGGCGTTTCCTGCGACATCTCCGAGCCCTGGATGAGCGATCTGCTGCGAAAGGTGCTGCGGCAACCGGGAGCGTTCCTCGACATCGGCGTGAATGTCGGGCAGACCCTGGTCAAGGTGAAGTCGCTCGACCCGGACAGGGACTATGTCGGATTCGAACCCAACCCGGTATGCGTCGCCTATCTCCAGGAACTCATCAGGGACAACGCGTTCGCGAACTGCACGATCGTTCCCGTGGGCCTGTACACGGAAGACGGCGTCCTGGCCCTGGACCTGTTTTCGGACAGCGCGACAGACTCGTCGGGTTCCCTGATCGAGAACTTCCGGCCGGACCATAAGGTCTTTTCCACGGTCCTGGTGCCGGTCTTCCGCTACGATGCCGTGGACCGCTTCGTGAAAAGCGACCGCGTCGGGATCGTGAAGATCGACGTCGAGGGCGCCGAACTCGAGGTCGTGAAAAGCCTGTACGCCATGATCCGGCGTGACCGGCCGATCATCCTGGCCGAACTGCTGCCGGTCTATTCGGAACGGAACGCGGCCCGGAAAAGCCGGCAGGACGAGTTGGAGCGGATCCTGTCCGACCTCGGCTACGCGATTCTGCGGGTCGAGAAGAAGGCCGACAATACCTACTCCGGGCTGCGCCACCTCGCCGGGATCGGCATCCACTCCAACCTGGACCAGTGCGACCACGTGCTTGTTCCCCGGGAGCGGCTGGGCGAGTTGCCGACGGTACTGGACATGGTCACGGCCGGGACGGCCGATTGCCCCTGA
- a CDS encoding porin has protein sequence MAAGTVKASEGLALVRRCLPTATAILTVMVLASRTEAEAISDPAVSSAYRNGTAVMVAQADEAADPADPAEEDEDGDDEEDESEDGEEGEGEGEEEEEEEEEEEEGEEDGEDEEDEDPEEDAEEDGEEEEDDGDSTDDEDDEEEEGDPEDEDDAGEDNGDEVREESDDTSPPMVAPGQENPDASAADPSSGLLETGRTSEGSPSSDGAEGQGVGTPDARSDEEGSDAKEAEIDQKEEREEFGGDPGRISAVVGGTSFLQAGFGSDLSRGTQFRNKTELEVRVGGKADNGLLYGLKVQLETITGGPETSDTIFDEAYAYLGGRWGRLEFGDTDDVVAGGLLVYAPGVGIGQVDGDYGSFSKLTLDDYYPFYPDLGSATKLNYYTPDIGGFQAGLSYTPYVPDRGQSVVPFKPGRLRTAPASQASSSSFGIVRTPVAAASPSVPSAIPAAPPVAPAQSLADVAAPAPITVNQVIEDGEEDDGGDGDDGEEEDDGDDGEEDDGEVDEDDDEDEEGDDDEDEDEDEDEDEDDGGDDEDDGGPGEVPEDDGEQDDRDPDSGQPDPEPPSPDLGTPPVIDPDPETPDVVVPGEEDPIDEEDDTEEESGYRDVVALAMNYQREFLDGDMTVIGSAALMNGRGYGEGFQDFTAWLAGVQVEFAGITVGGGFGDFDGFNSLDRQWNVGTTYSAGPFSIGAQYVQAWDVNDDKSWAAGIGVNYELAPGLSLQGDYVRSRVDFDRAESRNTADILLLGVQLSF, from the coding sequence ATGGCTGCTGGCACTGTGAAGGCATCGGAAGGCCTCGCTCTCGTGAGGCGATGCCTGCCCACCGCTACCGCGATCCTCACGGTCATGGTGCTCGCGTCCCGGACCGAGGCCGAAGCGATCTCCGACCCTGCCGTCAGTTCCGCATATCGGAACGGCACCGCCGTGATGGTTGCCCAGGCGGACGAGGCTGCCGACCCCGCCGACCCCGCAGAGGAGGACGAGGACGGCGACGATGAGGAAGACGAGAGCGAGGACGGCGAGGAAGGGGAAGGGGAAGGGGAAGAGGAAGAGGAAGAGGAAGAGGAAGAGGAAGAGGGAGAAGAGGACGGAGAGGACGAAGAGGACGAAGACCCGGAAGAAGACGCGGAAGAAGACGGCGAAGAAGAGGAGGACGACGGCGACTCCACGGACGACGAGGACGACGAGGAGGAGGAAGGCGATCCAGAGGATGAAGACGACGCGGGGGAAGACAATGGCGATGAGGTGAGGGAAGAAAGTGACGACACATCCCCCCCGATGGTCGCTCCGGGGCAGGAGAACCCCGACGCTTCGGCCGCGGATCCATCTTCCGGCCTTTTGGAAACCGGGCGCACTAGCGAGGGGAGCCCTTCGAGCGATGGCGCCGAGGGTCAGGGAGTCGGCACGCCGGATGCCAGGTCGGACGAAGAAGGAAGCGACGCCAAAGAAGCCGAAATCGATCAGAAGGAAGAAAGAGAAGAGTTTGGCGGTGATCCTGGTCGGATCAGCGCAGTCGTCGGCGGAACATCTTTTCTTCAAGCAGGATTTGGCAGCGACCTCTCCAGAGGAACACAATTCCGGAACAAGACCGAACTGGAAGTAAGGGTCGGCGGGAAGGCCGATAACGGGCTGCTGTATGGCCTGAAGGTACAGCTTGAAACCATAACCGGTGGCCCTGAGACTTCCGACACGATCTTCGACGAAGCCTATGCCTATCTGGGCGGTCGCTGGGGCCGCCTGGAATTCGGCGACACCGACGATGTCGTGGCCGGAGGATTGCTGGTATATGCCCCCGGTGTCGGGATAGGCCAGGTCGACGGTGATTACGGCAGCTTCTCCAAACTGACCCTGGACGATTATTATCCGTTTTATCCGGACCTGGGATCAGCGACCAAGCTGAACTATTACACCCCCGACATCGGCGGCTTCCAGGCCGGATTATCCTACACCCCCTATGTTCCCGATCGGGGCCAGTCGGTCGTCCCCTTCAAGCCGGGAAGGCTCCGCACCGCTCCGGCGTCCCAGGCAAGTTCATCCTCCTTCGGCATCGTCCGCACGCCCGTCGCGGCGGCGAGCCCGTCGGTTCCGTCGGCCATTCCGGCGGCGCCTCCAGTCGCCCCCGCGCAGAGCCTCGCCGACGTGGCGGCACCTGCCCCCATCACCGTCAATCAAGTCATCGAAGACGGCGAGGAGGACGACGGGGGCGACGGGGACGACGGCGAGGAGGAGGACGACGGGGACGACGGCGAGGAGGACGACGGGGAGGTCGATGAGGACGACGACGAGGATGAGGAAGGGGACGACGACGAGGATGAGGATGAGGATGAGGATGAGGATGAAGACGACGGGGGAGACGACGAGGATGACGGTGGCCCCGGGGAGGTACCGGAAGACGACGGCGAGCAGGATGACCGTGATCCCGACTCCGGGCAGCCCGATCCGGAACCCCCCTCTCCCGACCTCGGAACACCTCCCGTGATCGATCCCGACCCCGAAACGCCCGACGTGGTGGTGCCGGGGGAGGAAGACCCGATTGATGAGGAAGATGACACAGAGGAGGAGAGCGGATACCGGGACGTCGTCGCGCTGGCGATGAACTACCAGAGGGAGTTCCTGGACGGGGACATGACGGTCATCGGCAGCGCCGCCCTGATGAACGGCAGGGGATACGGCGAGGGCTTCCAGGATTTCACCGCCTGGCTCGCGGGCGTCCAGGTCGAGTTCGCGGGCATCACGGTGGGCGGCGGGTTCGGCGATTTCGACGGCTTCAACAGCCTGGACCGGCAATGGAACGTCGGGACGACCTATTCTGCCGGTCCGTTCAGCATAGGTGCCCAGTATGTCCAGGCCTGGGACGTCAACGACGACAAGTCGTGGGCGGCCGGCATCGGCGTGAACTACGAGTTGGCGCCCGGGCTGTCGCTCCAGGGCGATTATGTCCGCTCCCGGGTCGATTTCGACAGGGCCGAAAGCCGGAACACCGCGGACATCCTCCTGCTCGGTGTCCAGTTGAGCTTCTGA
- a CDS encoding Pls/PosA family non-ribosomal peptide synthetase: MERTEQTVASEAPVEETAFSRETIARLYPEPERILTCPGLGNHIRWQPGERLDGLIEWRCAMMGRTGAADRLAVSAEDGHLSYADLDRTANRLARLLAKRGVAPGDRVGLLFARSVWTYVAMLAVMKAGAAYVPLDPGFPGDRISFISRDAGIGLFLTTSGLAGQLDGLGVETLSLDRASALVERESDAPPEPPADAPPDALCYIIYTSGSTGYPKGVAVDHSSICNFVRAAAEVYGLTEDDRVYQGMTIAFDFSVEEIWVPLYCGAALFPAPAGPSLVGADLSRFLAARRITALCCVPTLLATLEDDLPALRFILVSGEACPHNLIERWHRAGRTFLNVYGPTEATVTASWTLLEPNRPVTIGVPLPTYMILILEPGEARLAKQGGVGEICIAGIGLAREYVNRPDLTAKAFIPDFLHLPDNPSGRIYRTGDLGRVTGDGEIEYLGRIDAQVKIRGYRIELAEIESVIMRVPGIAQAVVGKYEPTPGSAELVAYYTLRQDAADPGPDAIFQAIRSHLPAYMLPSYYEAMDSLPMLPSDKVDRKKLPAPSKPRFVARTARYVAPGTDTEREIARILGDLLGIEQVSMDDHFFDDLGANSLLMARFCARIRERFDFSDVSMREVYLHPTLRDLTAFLSTQAGRKTTDASSGPVHVASNVQYAVCGGLQLVFYLLYSTATAAALIAGYSWVSETDRMGDAYLRSVAFTSALFLALAVLPVALKWALVGRWREEHIPIWSLSYLRFWMVKQLTQANPMVMFIGSPLYNIYLRALGARIGRNAVIFSRVVHACPDLLSVGEGTIIRKDSILAGYRARSGIIETGRITIGRDAFVGEASVLDIGTSVGDGAQLGHSSSLRKGQSIPSGKRYHGSPAQETTDNYRRVEPRPCGTVRRAAFSIAQLAVLFGFSLPLPIVFTDTLFSWLGFGTGAEVAAYAASSSFDLNQQLALLGLTLGTFFGMIVLGLLNVTLIPRLMYRLLTEDRTYPLYGFHYLLSQSVSRVSNSPFYNMLFGDSSYIIYYLRAIGYNLSLKDQTGSNFGVEQKHDTPFLCNIGRGTLISDGLSMINAEVSSSSFRLRQVSIPPNSFLGNNVIYPADGKVGKNCLLGTKVMVPVSGPERNGVGLLGSPCFEIPRSVLRDKQFEHYKEAPVFKERLRGKNISNTITMLLFLATRWLLIHALVLLGLFELNQYQESTWRSIIDFIVIGTIITVLYHAFLERASLGFKKLKPRYCSIYDDYFWQHERYWKLSENPFLNLFSGTPFKGLIWKLHGVTVGRKLFDDGVAITEKSLVSIGDHCTINQLAVLQSHSLEDGAFKSDHIRIGNGCTFGCSAFVHYGVEIGDGAAVEPDSFLMKGERLAPNSTWRGNPAKEV, translated from the coding sequence ATGGAACGAACCGAACAAACCGTCGCGAGCGAAGCGCCGGTCGAGGAAACCGCCTTCTCCCGCGAGACCATCGCCCGGCTCTATCCCGAACCGGAGCGGATCCTGACATGCCCCGGCCTCGGCAACCATATCCGCTGGCAGCCGGGAGAGCGGCTCGACGGGCTGATCGAGTGGCGCTGCGCGATGATGGGCCGGACCGGCGCCGCCGACCGGCTGGCAGTCTCCGCCGAGGACGGCCACCTGAGCTACGCCGACCTCGACCGCACGGCCAACCGGCTGGCGCGCCTGCTGGCCAAGCGCGGCGTGGCGCCCGGCGACCGCGTCGGGCTGCTCTTCGCCAGGTCGGTCTGGACCTATGTCGCGATGCTGGCGGTCATGAAGGCGGGCGCCGCCTACGTCCCGCTGGACCCCGGATTCCCCGGGGACCGAATCTCCTTCATCTCCCGGGACGCCGGCATCGGGCTGTTCCTGACGACGTCGGGCCTAGCCGGACAGCTCGACGGGCTGGGGGTGGAGACGCTCAGCCTGGACCGGGCATCCGCCCTCGTCGAGCGGGAGTCCGACGCCCCGCCGGAACCGCCGGCCGACGCCCCCCCGGATGCGCTCTGCTACATCATCTACACCTCGGGCTCGACCGGCTATCCGAAGGGCGTCGCCGTCGACCATTCCAGCATCTGCAACTTCGTCAGGGCGGCGGCCGAGGTCTATGGGCTGACCGAGGACGACCGCGTCTACCAGGGCATGACGATCGCCTTCGACTTCTCCGTCGAGGAGATCTGGGTGCCTCTCTACTGCGGGGCCGCGCTGTTTCCGGCCCCCGCCGGTCCCAGTCTGGTCGGGGCCGACCTGTCCCGGTTCCTCGCGGCCCGGCGGATCACGGCGCTCTGCTGCGTACCCACGCTGCTGGCGACGCTGGAGGATGACCTGCCGGCCCTGCGGTTCATCCTCGTCTCCGGGGAGGCGTGCCCGCACAATCTGATCGAGCGGTGGCACCGGGCGGGCAGGACCTTCCTCAACGTCTACGGCCCGACGGAAGCCACGGTCACGGCGAGCTGGACGCTGCTGGAACCGAACCGGCCCGTCACCATCGGCGTGCCGCTCCCCACATACATGATCCTGATCCTGGAACCGGGCGAGGCCAGGCTGGCGAAGCAGGGCGGCGTCGGGGAGATCTGCATCGCGGGCATCGGCCTCGCCCGCGAGTACGTCAACCGGCCCGACCTGACCGCCAAGGCCTTCATTCCCGATTTCCTGCACCTGCCGGACAACCCGTCCGGCCGCATCTACCGGACCGGCGACCTGGGTCGCGTCACAGGGGACGGCGAGATCGAGTATCTCGGCCGGATCGACGCACAGGTGAAGATCCGCGGCTACCGCATCGAGCTGGCGGAGATCGAATCCGTCATCATGAGGGTGCCCGGGATCGCCCAGGCCGTCGTCGGCAAGTACGAGCCGACCCCCGGTTCGGCCGAGCTCGTGGCCTACTACACGCTCCGCCAGGACGCCGCCGATCCCGGCCCCGACGCGATCTTCCAGGCCATCCGCAGCCACCTGCCGGCCTACATGCTGCCCTCGTACTACGAGGCGATGGACTCCCTGCCGATGCTGCCGAGCGACAAGGTCGACCGCAAGAAGCTGCCGGCCCCGTCGAAACCCCGCTTCGTCGCCAGGACCGCCCGCTACGTGGCGCCGGGCACCGACACGGAGCGGGAGATCGCCCGGATCCTGGGAGACCTGCTGGGGATCGAGCAGGTCTCGATGGACGACCATTTCTTCGACGACCTGGGCGCCAACTCCCTGCTGATGGCGCGGTTCTGCGCCCGGATCCGGGAGCGCTTCGACTTCTCCGACGTCTCCATGCGGGAAGTCTACCTGCATCCGACCCTGCGCGACCTGACCGCGTTCCTCAGCACGCAAGCAGGCCGGAAAACAACGGACGCTTCATCCGGACCGGTCCATGTGGCCAGCAATGTCCAGTACGCGGTGTGCGGCGGATTGCAGCTGGTCTTCTATCTCCTGTACTCGACCGCGACAGCCGCCGCGCTCATCGCCGGATATTCCTGGGTTTCCGAGACGGACAGGATGGGAGACGCATATCTCCGGTCGGTCGCCTTCACGAGCGCCCTGTTCCTCGCGCTCGCCGTGCTTCCTGTCGCCCTGAAATGGGCGCTGGTGGGCCGCTGGCGCGAGGAGCACATCCCGATCTGGAGCCTGTCATACTTGCGGTTCTGGATGGTGAAGCAGCTGACCCAGGCAAATCCGATGGTCATGTTCATCGGGTCGCCGCTTTACAACATCTATCTCCGGGCGCTCGGAGCAAGGATCGGCCGGAATGCGGTCATTTTTTCACGGGTCGTCCACGCCTGCCCGGACCTGCTGTCGGTCGGCGAGGGCACGATCATCCGGAAGGATTCCATCCTTGCCGGTTACCGGGCGCGTTCCGGGATCATCGAAACGGGCCGCATAACCATCGGCCGCGACGCTTTCGTCGGAGAGGCGAGCGTCCTGGACATCGGGACCTCCGTAGGCGACGGCGCGCAACTCGGACATTCGTCTTCCCTGCGGAAGGGACAGTCGATCCCCTCCGGCAAGCGATATCACGGCTCTCCGGCCCAGGAGACGACGGACAACTACCGCAGGGTCGAGCCAAGGCCATGCGGCACCGTCCGCCGGGCGGCGTTCAGCATCGCGCAGTTGGCCGTCCTCTTCGGGTTCAGCCTGCCTCTGCCCATCGTCTTCACGGATACCCTTTTCTCATGGCTGGGTTTCGGAACGGGCGCCGAGGTGGCCGCCTATGCCGCGTCGAGTTCCTTCGACCTGAACCAGCAGTTGGCTCTGCTCGGGTTGACGCTCGGAACGTTCTTCGGGATGATCGTTCTCGGCCTGCTGAACGTCACGCTGATACCGCGCCTGATGTATCGCCTCCTGACGGAGGACCGGACATATCCTCTGTACGGATTCCATTATCTGCTGTCGCAGTCCGTTTCGAGGGTGAGTAATTCCCCCTTCTACAACATGCTGTTCGGCGACAGCTCCTACATCATCTACTACCTGCGGGCCATAGGCTACAATCTTTCGCTGAAGGATCAGACCGGCTCAAACTTCGGGGTGGAGCAGAAGCATGACACGCCTTTCCTCTGCAACATCGGCAGGGGCACCCTGATCTCCGACGGCCTGTCGATGATAAACGCCGAAGTCTCGAGCTCGTCCTTCAGGCTGAGGCAAGTCTCCATTCCGCCCAACAGCTTCCTGGGCAACAACGTGATCTACCCTGCGGACGGCAAGGTCGGCAAGAACTGCCTGCTGGGCACCAAGGTCATGGTGCCGGTCAGCGGGCCCGAACGGAACGGCGTCGGCCTGCTCGGATCACCCTGCTTCGAGATCCCCAGGTCGGTCCTTCGGGACAAGCAGTTCGAGCATTACAAGGAAGCCCCCGTTTTCAAGGAAAGACTGCGCGGCAAGAACATCTCGAACACCATAACGATGCTTCTGTTTCTCGCTACGCGCTGGCTCCTCATTCATGCGTTGGTCCTTTTGGGCCTGTTCGAGCTGAACCAGTATCAGGAGTCGACATGGAGGAGCATCATCGACTTCATCGTCATCGGAACGATCATCACGGTCCTGTACCACGCATTCCTGGAGCGGGCGAGCCTCGGTTTCAAGAAGCTCAAGCCCCGGTACTGCTCGATCTACGATGATTATTTCTGGCAGCACGAGCGGTATTGGAAGCTTTCCGAAAACCCCTTCCTCAACCTGTTCTCGGGAACGCCCTTCAAGGGGTTGATATGGAAGCTCCACGGCGTCACGGTCGGAAGGAAGCTGTTCGACGACGGTGTCGCGATCACCGAGAAGTCGCTCGTCTCCATCGGCGACCACTGCACGATCAACCAATTGGCCGTACTCCAGAGTCACTCGCTCGAGGACGGCGCCTTCAAGTCCGATCATATCCGCATCGGGAACGGATGCACGTTCGGCTGCAGTGCCTTCGTTCACTATGGGGTCGAGATCGGAGACGGCGCCGCGGTCGAACCCGACTCCTTCCTGATGAAGGGCGAGCGTCTGGCTCCGAACTCCACATGGCGAGGCAATCCCGCCAAAGAGGTATGA